A single window of Chitinophaga sp. XS-30 DNA harbors:
- a CDS encoding type II toxin-antitoxin system HigB family toxin — protein MKIHLIKKQTIEEFKRVHPSARAPFRAWLSIIRRAVWQRPEDIIDTFGSADLLGNGSNRVVFDIGGNNYRMICHYVFGEREVHLFICWIGTHAGYTRLCLDNKQYKISVY, from the coding sequence ATGAAGATCCATTTGATTAAGAAGCAGACCATTGAAGAGTTCAAGAGAGTACATCCTTCCGCCAGGGCGCCCTTCAGGGCGTGGTTGTCTATCATACGGCGGGCAGTCTGGCAAAGGCCCGAAGATATCATTGATACATTCGGCTCTGCCGATCTGCTGGGAAATGGCAGTAACAGGGTAGTGTTTGATATCGGCGGGAATAATTACAGGATGATATGCCATTATGTATTCGGAGAAAGGGAAGTTCATTTATTCATCTGCTGGATCGGCACGCATGCCGGGTACACCAGGCTTTGCCTGGATAATAAGCAATATAAAATTAGTGTTTACTGA